One part of the Raphanus sativus cultivar WK10039 chromosome 7, ASM80110v3, whole genome shotgun sequence genome encodes these proteins:
- the LOC108817747 gene encoding TOM1-like protein 1 — protein sequence MSDNLMDKVTAFGERLKIGGSEVSNKITAGMTSMSFKVKELFQGPNPTDKIVEDATSENLEEPDWDMNLEICDMINQEAINSVDLIRGIKKRIMMMKQPRIQYLALVLLETCVKNCEKAFSEVAAERVLDEMVKLVDDPQTVVNNRNKALMLIEAWGESTSELRYLPVFEETYKSLKARGIRFPGRDNESLAPIFTPARSAPAPELNADPPQHAREPEHVQYNPPVRSFTAEDTKEAFDIARNSIELLSTVLSSSPQQDALQDDLTRTLVQQCRQSQTTVQRIIETAGEDEALLFEALNVNDELVKTLSKYEEMNKPSAPLTTPEPAMIPVAEEPDDSSDHGKEESLIRKPSIARGGVHGGGGSGDDMMDDLDEMIFGKKSGGDGDSSSTDDPKKQQSSSKSDDLIRF from the exons ATGAGTGACAATCTCATGGACAAAGTCACCGCATTCGGCGAGCGTCTCAAGATCGGAGGTTCTGAAGTGAGCAACAAGATCACCGCTGGCATGACCTCGATGAGCTTCAAAGTCAAGGAGCTTTTCCAAGGTCCGAACCCGACCGATAAAATAGTCGAGGATGCTACTTCTGAGAATCTAGAGGAGCCTGACTGGGATATGAACTTGGAGATATGCGACATGATTAATCAGGAGGCTATTAACAGCGTTGATCTGATCCGTGGGATAAAGAAGAGGATAATGATGATGAAGCAGCCGAGGATTCAGTACCTTGCCTTGGTTTTGCTTGAGACTTGTGTTAAGAACTGCGAGAAGGCCTTCTCGGAGGTGGCAGCTGAGAGAGTCCTTGATGAAATGGTTAAGCTTGTTGATGATCCACAGACGGTTGTGAACAATCGAAACAAGGCTTTGATGCTGATTGAAGCTTGGGGAGAATCGACTAGTGAACTCCGTTACCTACCAGTTTTCGAAGAAACTTACAAG AGCTTAAAAGCGAGAGGTATCCGTTTCCCTGGACGAGACAACGAGAGCTTGGCACCTATTTTCACACCTGCTCGGTCAGCTCCAGCACCAGAATTGAATGCTGATCCTCCTCAGCATGCGCGTGAGCCTGAACATGTTCAGTACAATCCTCCTGTAAGAAGCTTTACCGCTGAGGACACAAAGGAAGCTTTCGATATAGCAAGAAACAGCATTGAACTTCTTTCCACGGTTCTGTCCTCTTCGCCTCAACAAGATGCTTTACAG GATGACTTAACCAGGACACTTGTACAACAGTGCCGTCAGTCTCAAACCACTGTCCAAAGAATCATCGAGACAGCAGGTGAAGACGAAGCCCTTCTGTTTGAAGCCTTGAATGTGAACGACGAGCTCGTGAAAACACTGTCCAAGTACGAGGAGATGAACAAGCCCTCAGCACCGCTAACCACACCAGAACCAGCCATGATTCCTGTTGCTGAAGAGCCTGATGACTCTTCAGATCATGGGAAAGAAGAATCTCTGATTAGAAAACCATCGATTGCACGAGGTGGGGTCCATGGAGGTGGTGGGAGTGGGGATGACATGATGGATGATCTTGATGAGATGATATTTGGCAAGAAAAGCGGCGGTGATGGTGATTCTTCTTCAACTGATGACCCGAAGAAGCAGCAGTCTTCGTCTAAAAGCGATGATCTCATTCGATTCTGA
- the LOC108817749 gene encoding uncharacterized protein LOC108817749 — protein sequence MDLTWLSALIVGAALGFCIGTTRRSKHHPSVVAAAVDGDDSKLIPKSPLEIEKLADILDDFKMVLVVRNDLKMGKGKIAAQCSHATLGLYKKLVRRAPKALDCWEECAQPKVVVKIEGEDEMLELQERAKSLKLPTHITIDAGRTQIAPNSRTVMAILGPVQVVDEVTGGLKLL from the exons ATGGATTTGACGTGGTTGAGTGCTCTAATCGTTGGAGCTGCACTTGGATTCTGCATTGGCACCACTCGTCGTTCCAAACATCATCCTTCTGTCGTGGCGGCTGCTGTTGATGGAGATGATAGCAAACTGATTCCGAAGAGTCCTCTCGAGATTGAGAAACTCGCTGATATCCTCGATGATTTCAAAATG GTTTTGGTAGTGAGGAATGATCTTAAAATGGGTAAAGGCAAGATTGCTGCACAATGCAG TCATGCAACTTTGGGTTTATACAAAAAGCTTGTTCGTCGAGCTCCAAAAGCATTGGACTG TTGGGAGGAGTGTGCACAGCCAAAGGTTGTTGTGAAAATCGAGGGCGAGGATGAGATGCTAGAGTTGCAG gAAAGAGCCAAATCCCTTAAACTGCCTACCCATATCACCATCGATGCTGGAAGGACTCAGATCGCTCCAA ATTCAAGGACAGTTATGGCTATTCTTG GACCAGTCCAAGTTGTTGATGAAGTAACAGGTGGACTGAAGCTTCTTTAA